Proteins encoded together in one Pseudomonas arsenicoxydans window:
- a CDS encoding S-(hydroxymethyl)glutathione dehydrogenase/class III alcohol dehydrogenase produces the protein MIKSRAAVAFEAKKPLEIVEVDVAMPKAGEVLLRVVASGVCHTDAYTLSGADPEGIFPSILGHEGGAVVEAIGEGVTSVAVGDHVIPLYTPECRKCKFCLSGKTNLCQAIRATQGKGLMPDGTTRFSYKGQPIFHYMGTSTFSEYTVLPEISVAKIPKEAPLEKVCLLGCGVTTGIGAVLNTAKVKPGDTVAIFGLGGIGLSAIIGAVKAKAGRIIAIDINPAKFEIAKQLGATDCVNPKDFDRPIQEVIVDMTDGGVDFSFECIGNVQLMRAALECCHKGWGESVIIGVAGAGQEISTRPFQLVTGRVWRGSAFGGVRGRTELPSYVEMAETGEIPLDTFITHTMGLEDINKAFDLMHEGKSIRSVIHF, from the coding sequence ATGATCAAGTCGCGCGCTGCCGTAGCCTTCGAGGCCAAGAAACCCCTCGAGATCGTTGAAGTCGATGTCGCCATGCCCAAGGCCGGTGAAGTGTTGTTGCGAGTGGTGGCTTCCGGTGTCTGTCATACGGATGCCTACACGCTGTCGGGCGCTGACCCGGAAGGCATCTTTCCGTCGATCCTCGGTCACGAAGGCGGTGCGGTGGTCGAAGCGATCGGCGAAGGCGTGACCTCTGTCGCCGTCGGCGACCATGTGATCCCGCTGTACACGCCGGAATGCCGTAAATGCAAATTCTGCCTCTCGGGCAAAACCAACCTATGCCAGGCGATTCGCGCGACGCAAGGTAAAGGCCTGATGCCAGATGGCACCACGCGTTTTTCCTACAAGGGCCAGCCGATTTTCCACTACATGGGCACCTCGACCTTTTCGGAGTACACCGTGTTGCCGGAAATCTCCGTTGCGAAGATTCCTAAAGAAGCGCCACTGGAAAAAGTCTGCCTGCTAGGCTGCGGTGTCACCACCGGGATTGGGGCGGTCCTCAATACCGCCAAGGTAAAACCCGGTGATACCGTGGCCATTTTCGGCCTTGGCGGCATCGGTTTGTCAGCCATCATCGGTGCGGTCAAGGCCAAGGCCGGTCGCATCATCGCCATCGACATCAACCCTGCCAAATTCGAAATCGCCAAGCAGCTGGGTGCAACCGATTGTGTGAACCCGAAAGATTTCGATCGTCCGATCCAGGAAGTCATCGTCGACATGACGGATGGCGGCGTCGACTTTTCCTTCGAGTGCATCGGCAACGTCCAGTTGATGCGTGCCGCGCTTGAGTGCTGCCACAAGGGCTGGGGCGAGTCGGTCATCATCGGCGTCGCCGGTGCCGGACAGGAAATTTCGACCCGTCCGTTCCAGCTGGTCACCGGTCGCGTCTGGCGCGGTTCGGCGTTCGGTGGCGTGCGTGGCCGCACCGAATTGCCAAGCTACGTCGAAATGGCCGAAACCGGCGAAATCCCGCTGGATACCTTCATCACCCACACCATGGGTCTGGAAGATATCAACAAGGCTTTCGACCTGATGCATGAAGGCAAAAGCATCCGCAGCGTCATTCATTTTTGA